Genomic DNA from Pseudomonadota bacterium:
TCCTGACAAGCCAAGCATTTTCGGTACGCTCGGTCCGTGGATATCCACATCAATTATGCCTGTCCTCAATCCCCTTAAAGATAGGCTTAAGGCAAGATTTACCGCTACAGTACTTTTCCCGACGCCGCCCTTCCCGGAAAGAACCACAAATATCTGTTTAATTCTTTCGAGTTTTTCTTCCAATGCCTTGTCATCTAATTGTTCTTCTGTTCCATGTCCGCAATCCATGTTTCCTCCAAAATAGATTTTAGTTTTGTATATATTTTTCTTATTGACTTGCTTGCCTCACATTCCGGGGCAAAATCAAGTATTGTTTTTGCTTCTTTTTGCGCTTCCGTAATCTTTGTCTCATATGGAATTTCGCCAAGATATATAAGATTATTTTCTTTACAATACAATTCCATTTTTTCCACATATTTGGCGTTAATATCGCCCTTATTTATCACAACGGCTGTTTTAATCTGAAAATGCCTTGTTAATTCAACAATCCGCTTCAGATCATGAATACCCGTTGGGGTAGGTTCTGTCACCACAATTGCCAGATGGGTTCCTGTGATGGAAGAGATAACGGGGCAGCCTATACCCGGCGGTCCGTCAATAAGGATAAGTTCTCTACCAGTCTTTTCCGCCTCTGCATGGGCTTCATTTCTTACCATAGCTACGAGCTTTCCTGAATTATCCTCTCCGGGGAGCAGTTCGGCGAAGATAAATCTGCCGTCATTTGCAGTGCTGCAAATATAACAATATCCCGCAAGCCCTGTAGAAAAATCCACTGCATTAGCCGGACAAAGAAAATAACATGCCCCGCATCCTTCACAGGAAAAGTGTTTTATGATAAAATCATCGGATATTGCATCATAACGACAAACCTCTTTGCATATTCCGCACTTTGTACAAAGGTCGGGGTTAATAGAACCCTTTTTCCCGCCTGTAAAATCCTTTGTCTGCAATACCTCTTCAGGATTGAGGATCATGTGAAGGTTTGCGGCATCCACATCGCAATCTGCCATTACCTTGTTATGGAATATAGACGCAATCGCTCCTGTAAAAGAGGTTTTGCCTGTTCCTCCTTTTCCGCTTACAACCACCACTTCTTTTATATTTGCCATGTTATCACCTGTGCCCATTTTTTCCCAATAGCCTTCCTATATTAACGGCAAGCTCCGTAAATTGATCAATATAAACAGGCAATGTCTTTACGATGAGATAGCTAAGGGAATAATGTCTTGCAATGTCCCTGTCTTCCGGTAAACTCATCAGTACAGGCAATTTATTTCTTGTCAGATAATTGTCTAGAGGGGCGAATTCACCTTTTTCCCTATTTATCACAACTCCTATCGGTTTGCCAAGGTTTTGAGCCATAGATACGGCAACCTTCAGATCATGAAGACCGAAGGGCGTGGGTTCTGTTACCATCACCACGGCATCCGCGTCTGAGATTGTTTTTACTACCGGGCATGAAGTCCCCGGCGGTGCGTCAATGATCTGGACACAGTCCTTTTTGTACTTATGTTTTACTGCCTGTATCAGAGGAACTGCCATAGGTTCGCCTACGTTCAGAACCCCGTGGATGAACTCGATATTATGTTCGGATTTTCCTGTTTCAGTGTATCCTATTTCACGATTACCTTCCGTTATTGCACTTTCAGGGCATATTTTTACACACAAGCCACAGCCATGACATAATTCAGGAAAAACCAGGATGTTGTTCGGAAGCGTTACAAGGGCATTGAACTGGCATTTACTGCTGCATTCACCACAGGATGTGCATTTACTCTGATCAATTACGGGCACCATTACTTTTGTCGGCACTTTTTCCTGGATGTCCGGTTTTAGAAAAATATGTCCGTTTGGTTCTTCCACATCACAATCAAGATATTGTACCTTCTGTAGGGAACGGGCAAGAAAGTAAGCCAGATTTACCGCTATTGTGGTTTTGCCTGTACCCCCTTTCCCGCTTGCGAATGCTATTCTCATTAGATTTCCTTCCAAATTCTACCCTCTCACCATTGCGGTTCCACACTTCGGGCATTTCTGATCGGAACAGGGTATACCCTGTTCATGGGGCGTCCTCTCTCCGCACTGAGGGCAAAGACATTCTCCAGCCGCTCCCAAAGCTCTGCCACCCATTCTGCCCTGGCCTGCCGCACCTGTTCCTCTGCCTATGCCTTTGCAGCCGGGCATA
This window encodes:
- a CDS encoding ATP-binding protein, with amino-acid sequence MANIKEVVVVSGKGGTGKTSFTGAIASIFHNKVMADCDVDAANLHMILNPEEVLQTKDFTGGKKGSINPDLCTKCGICKEVCRYDAISDDFIIKHFSCEGCGACYFLCPANAVDFSTGLAGYCYICSTANDGRFIFAELLPGEDNSGKLVAMVRNEAHAEAEKTGRELILIDGPPGIGCPVISSITGTHLAIVVTEPTPTGIHDLKRIVELTRHFQIKTAVVINKGDINAKYVEKMELYCKENNLIYLGEIPYETKITEAQKEAKTILDFAPECEASKSIRKIYTKLKSILEETWIADMEQKNN
- a CDS encoding ATP-binding protein, whose amino-acid sequence is MRIAFASGKGGTGKTTIAVNLAYFLARSLQKVQYLDCDVEEPNGHIFLKPDIQEKVPTKVMVPVIDQSKCTSCGECSSKCQFNALVTLPNNILVFPELCHGCGLCVKICPESAITEGNREIGYTETGKSEHNIEFIHGVLNVGEPMAVPLIQAVKHKYKKDCVQIIDAPPGTSCPVVKTISDADAVVMVTEPTPFGLHDLKVAVSMAQNLGKPIGVVINREKGEFAPLDNYLTRNKLPVLMSLPEDRDIARHYSLSYLIVKTLPVYIDQFTELAVNIGRLLGKNGHR